One Lycium barbarum isolate Lr01 chromosome 5, ASM1917538v2, whole genome shotgun sequence genomic window carries:
- the LOC132639877 gene encoding uncharacterized protein LOC132639877 — protein sequence MDDLRGQLDFQGRETEKYLHLLREKEEELNRAVAVFNLRPELDAAKAENCQLKSELAAMTDYNRSLEANKIGLSRENAQFSSRLDELEITVSQLRGELDLVKADATSLAERNRLLESETALYKERMRTFEEKAEKRAQMYENLKAKLVEAVNSNDALKAELEAAIRRQGTLDKNCGVLAAKLAKAEADLDEALKNVEAAEAHTAIVTEYEKWKSRRITL from the coding sequence atggacgatctAAGGGGCCAACTAGATTTCCAGGGCCGGGAGACGGAGAAGTATCTACACCTCCTCCGGGAGAAAGAGGAGGAGTTGAACCGGGCGGTCGCTGTTTTCAACCTCCGACCTGAGCTCGATGCGGCAAAGGCCGAAAACTGTCAGTTGAAGAGTGAGCTGGCTGCAATGACCGATTACAATCGGAGTCTCGAAGCTAACAAGATCGGTCTTAGCCGGGAGAATGCACAATTTTCCTCGAGGCTAGATGAGCTCGAGATCACCGtttctcaactccggggggagttGGACTTGGTGAAGGCCGATGCTacaagcttggccgagaggaaccgtCTGCTCGAATCCGAGACTGCCCTGTACAAAGAGCGCATGAGGACGTTCGAGGAGAAAGCTGAGAAAAGGGCCCAGATGTATGAGAACCTAAAAGCCAAGCTTGTGGAGGCGGTTAACTCCAATGAtgctctcaaggccgagctcgaagCGGCCATTCGAAGGCAAGGTACCCTTGACAAGAACTGCGGTGTTCTTGCTGCAAAGCTGGCcaaggccgaggccgatttggatgAGGCTTTGAAGAatgtggaggccgccgaggctcatac